The Neomonachus schauinslandi chromosome 11, ASM220157v2, whole genome shotgun sequence genomic sequence CATGGCAATAAGAGCCTGCTTATCCACATCTGCAATATGGCAGAGTAAATTAGGAGAGTgtaggcatcacaattctgaaatatttgcaaaaaagaTATGGTCCATGAGAATAAGATTTCCAATCCATATTTATATTGCTGTTATTTAGGGAATGCATTTCTCCAAGTAATTGTTACAGTCCTTTATGTGTCTCAAAGGATTGTGGATCCCCCATGTTAAAAGATTCATTTTTGAAACAACCACAAGAAAACACTAGAACATGTCAAAAGAGTGAAATGAACCTGTATATCTTTCTCTAATTTATGGGGCAAGACCAAGCCGGCATAGCCCAATGGCTAATGACATTTCAGCCAAGAGGAATGGCTGTTTATTATGTTTGTTGATGTCAGTTTTGTTACGAAGGGGGATAACTAACCACTTTGTGTGTGAAAAGATGGCCATGGAGACAGAAGACCCCAACCAGACTGTGGTGAGCCACTTCTGTCTGGAAGGTCTGATGTACACAGCTGAACATCCtaccctcttcttcctcctcttcctcctcatctaCAGCATTACCTTGACCGGGAACCTCCTCATTCTCATAACTGTGGGCTCTGACCCTCACCTCTGCTCCCCTATGTACCACTTCCTGGGGCACCTCTCCTTCCTGGATGCCTGTTTGTCTACAGTGACCGTGCCCGAGATCATGGCAGGCCTCCTGACTGTGGATGGGAAGGTGATTTCCTTTGAGGGCTATGCTGTAGGGCTTTATTGCTTCCATTTCCGGCCAGCACTGAGTGCTTCCTACACACGGTCATGGCCTATGACCACTACCTAGCTATCTGTCAACCCCTACACTGCCCAGTGGCCATGAACAGACGGATGTGTGCAGGACTGGCTGGACTCACGTGGGCCCTAGGTGCTGTGCACTCTGCCATCCACACCTCCCTCACCTTCCGCCTGCTCTACTGTGGTCCCCACCACATTGCCTACTTCTTCTGTGACATCCCCCCGGTGCTCAGGCTGGCCTGTGCAGACGCCACCATTAATGAGCTTGTCATGTTGGCCAACACTGGCGTTGTGGTTGCAGGTTGCCTGATCCTCATCATTGTATTCTACGTCTTTATCGTGGCGGATCCGCACCGCCCAGGGCAGCGCCGTGCCTTCTCCACCTGCACCTCCCACCTCACAGTGGGGCCTCTGTACTACGCGCCACCTCTCTGCATCTACCTGCAGCCTCACTCCGGGGAGGCAGGAGCTGGGGCCCCTGCTGTCTTCTACAGAGTCGTCACTCCCATGCTCAACCCTTTCATTTACACTCTGCGGAACAAGGAGGTCAAGCGGGCTCTGCAAAGACTTCTAGGACGAGGCTCGTGAGATCCTCCAGCAGGTAGCCCACCCTCCTGACCTGTGCTGGGACTCTTTATTTGCCTGCCAAGAAAACAACTGTTCCCATAGCAAGATGGGAAGGGAAAATCATTCAAGTGTGAATCAGTGCGACTGAGTTTCAGCTCAGCCACGAACTTTCCCCCCCCTCCCTTTGGCCAAGTGACATTTCTCAATGTCTCAGTCACAAactctccatctataaaatggaaggaCAGTGTAGGGGTTGTCTAAGAGTATCTTCAAGATCTAAGTTCCATGGCTCAGAGGTATGTGAAATGCTGTTCATACCTTCACTTGTTTTAATAAATGATTCTTTATTTCATATGCaataatttgattaaataaatatcagTATTAAAGAATACTGATAACAAAATGTaatgaacaaataataaatgagacTTTACCTATGTATCACCTAGCTTGAGAGAACAAACCACATTTTTAAGATGGTAAAATACAACTACACAGAGAAAAGTGACTTGCTCATGGTCATTTAGAAAGTGTCATTATCTTTACTTTCCCATTCAAGACGGTACATAACGAAGTAGTTGAAATAACATGGATTTTGAAGTTAGAGCTACCAGTATTCTAATCCTGATCCCACCAGTCAGTTAGACGTAGAATCTTGGGCAAATTTTATAGTACTTGGTGTCTCAATGTCCTCTATTAATAGTAAGGTTAAAAATAACTACTTtgtcaggaggggaagaatgatgcgggggaaatcggaggggtagacgaaccatgagagacgatggactctgaaaaacaaacagggttctagaggggaggggggtgggaggatgggttagcctggtgatgggtattgaggagggcacattctgcatggagcactgggtgttatgcacaaacaatgaatcattgaacactacatcaaaaactaatgatgtaatgtatggggattaacataagaataaaaaaaataataataactactttGTAGGATTTTATGAGGACTAAATGATACAATTATGTTAAGTGCCTAGTGTAAAAtaaatgttccctttttttttaccAAGTCTGCTAAGCATGTCAAAGAGAGTTTATTATATAAGCTAAGGTTCAAAGTATCTCTGAAGAATTGGCAGGGTTTTGATATCTTCATTGAACACGGAGGAAGCatcacacaaaatatatatatttctagacTCCAAGGTAACAAGTCATAACTCAGGGCTTTAGTTAGAGCAGCTTGCCATGTAAGTGGGTGGAGCAGTGCTGTGTTCAAAAAAGTCTGTGAATGACCCAGAAGTACCTATGGACTGAAAAAGGGCCTTGAATGTCAGACTAAAGAGTTTCTattgatgtcatgtatggtgatcaacataacaataaaaatttttaaaaaatagtttggatTATGCACCAGGCATTCTGCTGCTTTATTTCTCCTGTTCTTCTATAGGAAAAAGAAGCAGCCACATTCATAAATGCTAAAACATGGGATAAgtaagaagagagaggaaaagagacaaatgGTTGAATGACCAGTTAATTGACCATTATAACATCCTAGACATGAGAGAAACAGTGTCTAACTTGGGTGATATCATTGGAGATGGAGAGGCATTTTACAGAATTATATTAGAGGTGTTGTAAAAGGGAACAAATCGAAAGAGTGTTAGCATTGGAATAGTGACCATAATCGTTTTGAGCACACATATGTACAAGGTACTATGCCTGTTACTTTATATTATTCCTCCTTAGAACTATATTTTAAGACAATGTTATTAATCACAttatacagacaaggaaacagactGAAGGAGGTGAcataacttttccaaggtcatggAACCAGTAATAGTTGAAGCCAGGATTTCAACTCACATCTGTATCGCTTCAGAGACCCCACATTTCAATTATACCAGAATACCTTAGAGAAAACTGAATCTAGCCTTCACTGTTTATGAACTCCCAATTATATTAGAGGTCTCAACATCATGCTAGACCTTGAACCAAGGGCACTCCTCTTTGAGATAAGGATTCCCTGATCTTTAAATAGTACCTCATCCTCCATAAAAGCAGGATCTGAACTGGCATttccagaagggaaaaaatacatcaaaaaaaggaagaaatgcatTGAAGATGCAGCACTCAGCCAAAATTCAGAGCTAATCTCCTTTGTTCTAGTATCTCAGAGTTACTGATATATCTGTAGGAAGGCCAGAAGGAACCCGGAGAAGTTCATTATTCCCATAGAGTAGGTTTTAAGAATATAAGGAgagccaggcacctgggtggctcagttggttaagtgactgcctttggctcaggtcatgatcctggagtcccgggatcaagtcccgcgtcgggctccctgctcggcggggagtctgcttctccctctgacccttacccctctcatgctctctctcactctctctctctgaaataaataaataaaatcttaaaaaaaaaaaaagaatatagggaGAGCCAAACATAGAATGGGAGGCAGAGCTAAAACAAGGTATGGTCCTGTCCTAAAGCATTCCTCTATCTCGTCAAATGGCTGCTTTGTTGAAATAATAGGATACATCACAGAAGAAGACTGTGCCTATAGCATTCCAGTCCCTTCTTCTCAACTTTGGCCCTAACCCTTCTATACCTGTCTACCCAGTGAGAATCCTTCGCTCTCTCAAACTCTGCTCCTCCATTTCATATCTGACCCGGTCACCATGGATTCTTCATCACACTGATTTATTATAGCTTCAACAATGGCACTAAAGCTATCCTGTCTTACATAGTTATTGACTGTGTCATGTGCATAACTGGATTATAAGAACTTTAAGAGCACAGACCCCTTATACCTAGTATATGTCCCAACCAAAGGTTAactctataaaatatttgttcaactCAATATTCAAGATctgaaaatcaaacaagaaacTATCCATTCTTCACAATAAAGGTATCAAGTCAGAAAATTGGTTTTTCATCCAGTAGGGAAAAGAGACAAATTGTTCCTCCCGATTATTTTCGCCTTTTAGATATTTTGATCTTTAgggttgatttttaaatttaggagACTTGGTATATTTATAACATTACAGGTTCACTTGAAATTTAAGGGAAACAGACTAGAGAATTACTCagtattaattaaaatgaaagcaataCTTAACAAAAGGAGGACAACTGCATAGGGCTATCATTTTCTCAGCCCTCTGGCAATGCCAATAAGGCATAGACTGATATTCCCTTTTTTATGAATATGGAAAAGGGACAGCAAACAAAAGCATTATTATTTAGGCGGATAACTTGCAGAGAAGAACATGCTACAAGAGTGACAAAGCGTCCTTATTCTTAGTCATCTATGGCATGGAGCTTCTGAGGGAGAAGTTCACCAGTACTCCTGAAGGTAGAGTGTGCAAAGGAAATTGATCAGGTGGACTAACTAGCCTCATCGAATGAAGGACTTCCATGGCAGCAATGGCATTCAAACAATGAATATGCAAGTGATATATGATTTCAATAATGTTGTTTTAATAATGTGAAAATCTGTAAAACATATAGTTGTATCCCCCTCACAAGCAATgctagaatttaataaaataatatttctttgaaaatattttgttacttaGTTTTTATTGCCAAGCTTATATCCACTTCCCATTTTAATGATTGCTAACAGTTGTGCTATGTAAATTAGggtaatatttgaaaacattaaaattgggGGAGCACAGACTTAGAGAAGCTATGACAAGGTAATATTTCTCCAGAATGTTGTAGAAATGTGTAAGCTTAGGAGTCAGATGTTCAAGAACCAGTTTTACCACTCTTTAATTAAGGGAGGTTCATGTTGAAATAAGGATGCCCCAAAGTTTGAGTAGGACTCCTTGAACTTagataattctctctctctcttcctctctctctcttcctctctctctctttctctctctctcagtctctctctttttaaacccCTCAATAAAGGTTTATAAATTCTGAGATATTGaggcagattgtattttccaaagatgaccaCAATAGTATCATCCATCCCAAGCCTTcttgaaaagaaataatgacatttttccaTCAAGAGGTAAGGGGTCCTTCCCCCCCGCCTTTTGAATTTGGAAGATGCTAGGTGACTTCTCAGGCTGGATCACTATAGGCAACGCAGCCTCTCCCTGGCTCTCGAAGGCACTTACTCTTGGAACTACTCACCATGCTCTGAGGAAGGGCAGATAGCCATGGGCCACGGGAAGAGATGTTAAAGCCCTGGGCCCTCAACAGCTAAGTTCTCAGAGACAACAGTGAGTATGGGCTTACCAGCTATAGGACTGAGCCATCTAACCTCAGGCTGCCCCAGGGAATACCAAGTGAAGAAGAGATGAGCCTTTCTCATCATACCTGGTGCAAATTCCAGACTTGGGACTAAATCaatgattgttgttgttttaagatactaatgttaaaaaagaagaagaagaagaagaagataacaggaggggaagaatgaagggggggaaatcagagggggagatgaaccatgagagacaatggactctgaaaaacaaactgagggttctagaggggaggggggtgggaggatgggttagcctggtgatgggtattaaagagggcacgttctgcatggagcactgggtgttacatgcaaacaatgaatcatggaacactacatcaaaaactaatgatataatgtatggtgattaacataacataataataaaaaaaagatgctaaatgTTGGGATGTTTTGTTACATAGCAAAGAATTAACAGAACACAATCTGTGCATGGTCACTGCTACtaacatatacacacagacatgAGCATGGTGTCAACCCCAGGTATCCTTCAGGAACCACTGGttctactttcaaataatttaCCTATCTTTATATTCTGTTCCCTCATACATcttataataatagaaaaaaataatagaacaaacTAAttccaaagttagcagaaggaaggatataataaagattagagtagaaataggTTATATAGAAAACagggaaacaagagaaaaaatctacaaaactgaattgggtttttttgtt encodes the following:
- the LOC110586429 gene encoding LOW QUALITY PROTEIN: olfactory receptor 10S1 (The sequence of the model RefSeq protein was modified relative to this genomic sequence to represent the inferred CDS: inserted 1 base in 1 codon): MAMETEDPNQTVVSHFCLEGLMYTAEHPTLFFLLFLLIYSITLTGNLLILITVGSDPHLCSPMYHFLGHLSFLDACLSTVTVPEIMAGLLTVDGKVISFEGYAVGLYCFHFXASTECFLHTVMAYDHYLAICQPLHCPVAMNRRMCAGLAGLTWALGAVHSAIHTSLTFRLLYCGPHHIAYFFCDIPPVLRLACADATINELVMLANTGVVVAGCLILIIVFYVFIVADPHRPGQRRAFSTCTSHLTVGPLYYAPPLCIYLQPHSGEAGAGAPAVFYRVVTPMLNPFIYTLRNKEVKRALQRLLGRGS